The following is a genomic window from Hymenobacter gelipurpurascens.
AGATTCTGGAAGCGCCCTACAAAGACATGTACAACAACGTGTATGAGAAAGGCGCGCTGCTAGGCCTGTTGCTGGATATCCGCATCCGGGAGCTAAGCCAGGGCCGCCAGACTCTGCGCGACGTGCTGCTAGCCCTGCGCGAGAAATACGGCCCTAACCGCTCCTTCGAGGACAGCCAGCTGATTCCGGAAGTAGTGGCCCTCACGAATCCGCAGCTGCAGCAGTTCTTCGACCGCTATGTGATAGGAGCGGAGCCCCTGCCGCTGCAGGAGTACTTCGGCAAAATTGGCTGGACGTATGCACCTGTAGGCCAGGCCAAGGTGAAAGCCTTCGGCAATATTGGCTTCGGCTACGACCAGGGTAAAGACCAGTTCCGGGCCATGAAAACCAAAGCTGAGGAAAATGCCTTCGGCCTAAACGAAGGCGACGTAATTCTGGCCATCAATGGGCAAGCCGTGAATATGCAGTCGGCTGAAAAGCTACTGCGCCCGTTGGTAGAGCCCAAAACGGCCGATCCGGTCCGGGTGAAATTCCGCACTGGTGCCAATGGGCCAGAGCAGGAGCGCCAGGCCACACCGCGGGAGTTCGATGTAGAAGTGAAGAACCTCGTAGAAGCCGTTCCTACGCCCACCCCCACCCAGCAGGCCCTGCAGGACGGGCTGTTTAAAGGGTAGAAGGTACACCGATACCAGAACGTCATGTCGAGCTTGTCGAGACATCTCGCGTGCTGACGTTGTGGTGGTAATCCAACGATTCGAGCGAGATGTCTCGACAAGCTCGACATGACGTTCTAGTTACCTTATCACCTTCATACCCTCATTCCTCCCTTACCTTTGCCGCACGATGATTTTACGAGCCGAACACCTGGTTAAAAAGTACAAGTCGCGCACGGTGGTGAACGATATGTCCCTGCAAGTAGAGCAGGGCGAAATCGTAGGCCTGTTGGGGCCGAACGGGGCCGGCAAAACCACCTCGTTCTATATGACGGTGGGCATGGTGAAGCCTAACGAGGGCCGCATTTTCCTGGATGATCAGGAAATTACCCACCTGCCTATCTACAAGCGCGCCCGCTTAGGCATCGGCTACCTGGCCCAGGAAGCCAGCGTGTTCCGGGACCTGACGGTGGAGGAGAATATCCTGTCGGTGCTGGAAATGACCAACCTCTCGAAAACCGCCCAGCGCGATAAAACCGAAGAGCTGCTCAATGAATTCAGCCTGACCCACGTGCGCAAAAACCTGGGCCGCGTGCTGAGCGGCGGCGAGCGGCGGCGCACCGAAATTGCGCGGGCTTTGGCCGTAGACCCCAAATTTGTGCTGCTGGATGAGCCGTTTGCGGGTGTTGACCCGATTGCCGTGGAAGAAATACAGGGCATCGTGGCCAAGCTCAAGCACAAGAACATCGGCATCCTCATCACCGACCACAACGTGAACGAAACGCTCAGCATCGTGGACAGGGCCTACCTGCTCTTCGAAGGCAAGCTACTGAAAGCCGGCACCGCCGAAGAACTGGCTGAAGATGAGATGGTGCGCCGCGTGTACCTGGGCAAGCACTTCGAGCTGAAGCGGAAAGTGTAGCGAGGAGGTGGCCTAGAACTGTCATTCCGACCGCAGGGCGGAATGACAGTTCTAGGCCAGTTGCAATTATGGTAACTTTCTGCCGCCGCTTACGGTACAGAAGCCCATTCTCAAGCCCCATCTATTCCCACCCTTGTGATCAGTACCGTTCTAACGTGGGCCGTGCAGCGCCGACTAGATGACATCGAGCACTTTCGGCAGCACCCTCACGATGTGCAACAGAGCCTGTTGCAAGGCCTGTTGCGCACAGCTCGCGGTACGGAATGGGGGCAGCGCTACGGCTTCGCTGATGCCCCATCGGCTCAGGAGTTTGCCCAACGTGTACCCATCAGCAGCTACGAAGACCTGTACCCTGACCTAGAACGAGTGCTGCGCGGCGAGAACAACGTGTTGTGGCCCGGCCCCAACCAGTGGTTTGCCAAAAGCAGCGGCACTACCAACGCCCGCAGCAAGTTTATCCCGGTCACGCGCGAATCGTTGCACGATGGCCACTACCGCGCCGGCCGCGATATGTCGGCCGTGGCCACGTATCTGTACCCGGAAATTGATGTGTTTGCGGGCAAAACGCTCTCCCTGGGCGGCACCCACCAGGCCAACCCGTTCCGGGCTGAGAGCACTGCTTCCCGCGTGGGCGACGTCTCGGCCGTCATCATGCAGAACCTCCCGGCCTGGGCCGAGTTTATCCGTACGCCGCCGCTAGAGCTGGCCTTGCTGGATGAGTGGGAGGAGAAGATTGAGCGCATTGCCCAGCACGTACTGCAGGTAGATGTCCGGGCGCTAGCGGGCGTGCCTACCTGGATGATTGTACTGATCCGCCACGTGGTGGAGCTGGCCGGCGCCGAACATATTGGGCAGGTATGGCCCAACCTAGGCCTGTTCCTGCACGGCGCGGTGGCGTTCGGGCCATACCGGGAGCTGTTCCGGCAGCTTATTCCGATGGAGCAGATGCGCTACCTCGAAATCTACAACGCCTCCGAAGGCTACTTCGCTTTCCAGGATGAGCCCAACTCAGAGGACTTGCTCCTACTGCTCAACCATGGGGTGTACTACGAGTTCCTGCCCGCCGACCAGTGGGAGGCTCCGGAGCCGAAAGCCATAGGCTTGGATGAGGTGCAGCTAGGCCAGAGCTACGCGCTTATCATCAGCACCAATGCCGGCCTCTGGCGCTACAAAATCGGCGATACGGTGCGGTTCACGAGCTTGGCTCCGTATCGCATCCGGATATCGGGGCGCACCAAGCACTTCCTGAACGCTTTTGGCGAGGAAGTAGTAGTGGAAAATGCCGACGCCGCCATTTCCGCCGCCTGTCAGGCTACCGGCGCCACCATCCGCGATTTTACCGCCGCGCCTGTTTACTTCGATACGCAGGATGGCGCTTCCCGCGGTGGGCACCAGTGGGTGCTGGAGTTTGTGCAG
Proteins encoded in this region:
- the lptB gene encoding LPS export ABC transporter ATP-binding protein, translating into MILRAEHLVKKYKSRTVVNDMSLQVEQGEIVGLLGPNGAGKTTSFYMTVGMVKPNEGRIFLDDQEITHLPIYKRARLGIGYLAQEASVFRDLTVEENILSVLEMTNLSKTAQRDKTEELLNEFSLTHVRKNLGRVLSGGERRRTEIARALAVDPKFVLLDEPFAGVDPIAVEEIQGIVAKLKHKNIGILITDHNVNETLSIVDRAYLLFEGKLLKAGTAEELAEDEMVRRVYLGKHFELKRKV
- a CDS encoding GH3 auxin-responsive promoter family protein encodes the protein MISTVLTWAVQRRLDDIEHFRQHPHDVQQSLLQGLLRTARGTEWGQRYGFADAPSAQEFAQRVPISSYEDLYPDLERVLRGENNVLWPGPNQWFAKSSGTTNARSKFIPVTRESLHDGHYRAGRDMSAVATYLYPEIDVFAGKTLSLGGTHQANPFRAESTASRVGDVSAVIMQNLPAWAEFIRTPPLELALLDEWEEKIERIAQHVLQVDVRALAGVPTWMIVLIRHVVELAGAEHIGQVWPNLGLFLHGAVAFGPYRELFRQLIPMEQMRYLEIYNASEGYFAFQDEPNSEDLLLLLNHGVYYEFLPADQWEAPEPKAIGLDEVQLGQSYALIISTNAGLWRYKIGDTVRFTSLAPYRIRISGRTKHFLNAFGEEVVVENADAAISAACQATGATIRDFTAAPVYFDTQDGASRGGHQWVLEFVQAPPDTSRFGEVLDQTLRQLNSDYDAKRHRDIALAPPHLVVAPAGTFERWLAGKGKLGGQHKVPRLSNSREFLEEILDQLNN